The DNA segment TTGGGATGCAGTCGCTCGGCCAGAGTGGTGAAGTGCCCGGCCACCTGCGCCCCGAAGCCGCGCGAGCCGCTGTGGGACAGCAACGCCAGGTATTCCCCGGCCTCCAGCCCCAGGTCAGCAGCGCCCAGCGTCAGCGTGCCGAACTCCGCAAAGTGGTTGCCGCTGCCAGAACTGCCGATCTGCGCCGCCGCCTTCTCGAACAGGTGGCCCAGCAGGGGCTGATCGTCCCAGGTACTTTCGTGTAGAACCTCGTGATCCTCGCGCTCGCGCTTCTCGAAGGCCACCCCCGCGCCGAAGCGGGTGTGCTTGAGTAGCAGGGTTTTCGCCTCTTCCAGTTTCAGCGCGCCGGGCTGCATGGCGAAGATGCTCAGGCGCATGCTGCACCCGATATCGACGCCCACGCCATACGGGATCACCGCATTCTCCGTCGCCAGCACGCCGCCAATCGGCAGGCCGTAACCCACATGCGCGTCGGGCATCAGTGCCCCGGCGCGGGTGATCGGCAGACGCATCGCCACATCCATCTGCGCGCGTGCGCCCGGCTCGATCAGGTCCGCTCCCCACACGCCGTAGGGCAGCGGAACTGGCCGCAGGGCCGCACCCTTCTCACTTTCATTCAAGGCAGCGAGAGCGCTTAGCTCTGCGGCCAGTTCCGCGTAGATGCCGCCCGTCAGGTATACAGCGGGGTCTGCTTGAACTGCGCGCAATTCGTCCAAAATCTCGCCGCGTTCCAGTCCCGCGCCCTCGCGCAGGGCGGCGGCAGCCACGGCCAGCCCAATGGCCTTTCTCTCGAATCCCAGTTTTGTGATGTGCTTTCCGTTCATAGTCTTTCCCTTTGTGTCAGAGGCTCTCGCGCCTTCCGAAGTGTGCTTGATCGGGGTCAGTTGGACCGCGCCAATCTATTTCTTGATCCGAATTTCGGTCTGCTGGCATGTCCACCTCCCCCTTTGCTCCCCTCACTGTGCCGCATAGCCGGACATAGCAGCATCAGCACAATGGCGGGGCAATGGGCGGGACAGTGGCTTAGCGTGGCCCATCACAGACGCGTCACGCCCCGCTCCTATACTCAGTTTCATGAAGCACTTTGCCCTCCTCTCCCTGGCGTTCCTGCTGGGAGGAACCCAGACCACCCAGGCCCAGACGCCCACACGCACGGTCAATATCGGCCTGGGCTACAACCCGGACGTGCAATTCACGCCCTTTTATGTGGCCGACAAGCTGGGGTACTTTGCCGCCGAGGGGCTGAAGGTCAACTATCAGCACGGCTACGTGACCCAACTGCTGCCTCTCCTGCTGCAAGGCAAACTGGACTTCGTGGTGGGCGATCCCGAAGACGCCATCTTCGCCAGGAACCAGGGTGCAGACGTCAAATACATCATGACCATGTACCAGAAGAACCCAGTCACGGTCTTCAGCCTCAAGCCGCTGGACGGGATTGCCAGCTTAAAAGGCAAGACGGTGGGCATTCCTGGCCCTTACGGCAGCAGTTACCACGCCATTCAGGCCGTGCTGGACAGCGCCAACCTCAAGGAAGGCAAGGACATCACGTTGTCCACCATCGGCTTCACGCAGCAGGACGCGGTGCGGGCCGGGCGGGTGGACGCCGCCGTGGGCTACATCAACAACGACGTGGTGTTGCTGGGCCAGTCGGTGAAGAAGAAGGTCTATACCCTGGACATTTCCGCCGCGTACCCGATGGTGGGCGTGGGCCTGATCGCCTCCGGCAAGTCGCTAACGGGTGATCTGGCCGCCAAAGTGGTGCGGGCCAGCCAGCGCGGCCTGAAATTCACGGTGGCGGACCCCGCCCGCGCCTTCAAACTGGCCCAGCCCGTGTTTGGCAAGGCGGGGACGCTGGAGATCCTCAAGGCCAGCACGCCGCTGATGACCAGTGCCTACACGCAGGCCAACGGCATCGGCGCAAGCAATCCCGATGCCTGGACAAAAGCGGTGGCTGTCCTGGTCAAGCAGGGAAATCTGCCCGCCGGAGCGAAGGCGACGGACTATTACAGCAACGGGTTTATCAGCAAGACCTTGAAGTAGCGCGGGGCAACGGAAAGAGGCCGGAATGCATATTGCTTCCGGCCTCTTCCCGTTGGGTGGCGTCAATCCGCCGCGTCGGCCTGCGAATACTGGAGGCGGTGCAGGCGGGCGTAGTAGCCGCCCTGTTCCAGCAGTTCGCTGTGGCTGCCCTGCTCCACCACGCGGCCCTTCTTCATCACCACGATCCGGTCACAGTGTTCGATGGTACTGAGGCGGTGGGCGATGATCACGCTGGTGCGCCCGTACATCACCTTGATCAGCGCCTGCTGAATCCGCAGCTCGGTCTCGGTGTCCACGTTGGCAGTGGCCTCGTCCAGCACCAGCAGAATGTCCGGGTTCTGAATCAGCGCGCGGGCGAAGGCCAGCAGTTGCTTCTGCCCGGTGGACAGGGTCGCGCCGCGTTCGCGCACCTCGGTCTGGTAACCGTTTTCCAGCGACAGGATGTAGTCGTGGACGCCCACGTACTTGCAGGCTTCCACCACGCGCTCATGCGGAATCTCGGTGTTGTTCAGGGTCAGGTTGCTCTCGATGGTCCCGGCGAACAGGAACACCTCCTGCAAGACCACCCCCACATGCTTGCGGAGGTCGTGCTGCGCCAGATCGCGCACGTTCTCGCCGTCCACTTTCACGGCCCCGCGCTGCACGTCGTAAAAGCGGCTGACCAGGGCCGTCACGCTGGTCTTGCCTGCGCCCGTCGCACCCACCAGGGCCACGCTCTCGCCCGGCTGGATGTGCAGATCGATGCCGCGCAGAATCCAGCGGCTGTCGCTGTCGGGCGTCTCGGCGGTGACGGTCTGATCGTAGGCAAACCAGACCTGTTCAAAGTCCACCCGGCCCTCGAAGTTCGGCAGCGTTTTGGCGTCCGGCTTGTCGGCAATTTCTTCTTCCGTGTCCAGCACGCCGAAGATGCGCTCGCTGGAGGCCATCGCCGCTTGCAGGGTATTGAACACGTCAGCCAGATCCTGAATCGGCTGGAACAGTTGCTGCGACAGTTGGATAAAGGCAAACAGCGTGCCCACCGTGATCGCCCCGGCCACCACGCCCGTCTGCAAAGCCCCGTTGGCATCCACGCCCACGCCCAGAATCTGCTGCGAGGCGAAGAACAGAATCAGCGCCACGGCCACCTGTCCCAGCACGGCTACGACGGGCATGAACAGCGAGAACCAGTGGACGCTGTTCTCGTTGGCGGTCAGCAGGGCGCGGTTGCTGTGGTCAAAATCCAGCGCGCTGCGGCGTTCGCGCCCGAACAGTTGCACGGTCAGCATCCCGGTGATGTTCTCGTTGAGCTTGCTGTTCACGGTGGCCTGATGGGTGCGGGTGTCGCGGAAGGCGTCGCGCAACTTGGTGCGGAAGAAGTTGGTGGCGAAATACAGCACCGGCAGCACCGTGAAGCTGATCAGCGCCAGTCGCCAGTTGACCGACAGCATGATGACCACGTACACCACGATGATAAAGCTGCTCTGGATCAGGCTGACCAGCCCGTTGGTGATGAACTGGTTGATGGCGTCCACGTCGCTGGTGACGCGGGTGATCAGGCGGCCCACCGGGTTCTGATCGAAGTAGGACAGTTGCAGCCGTTGCAGCTTGCTGAACACGTCGGCGCGGATGTCGCGCAGGACGTTCTGGCCCAGGTAGCCGATGGCGAGGGCGAAGGCGTATTGCAGGCCAAATTGCAGCACCTTGAGGCCCGCAAACAGCAGAGCCGTCATGGTCAGACCCCGGTACAGCGCGTCCACATTGCCGCCGCGTTGCAGGGCCAGCGGCGTCAGGAAACTGTCGATGGCGTGGCGCTGGATCAGCGCGAAGACGGGCGAGGCCAGCGAGATCAGCAGCGCCAGCACGATGCCGCCGATCACCAGTCGCAGGTACGGCTGGACGTAGCGCAGCACGCGGCGGGTGAGTTGAGCGTCGAATTCCTTCTTGTAGCTGTCGTCGGGAGCGGTCACTTCAGCACCTCCTGACGGGTCTGGGTTTGCGTGGGCTGGGTTTGCGTAGCCTGGGTCTGGGTCGCCTGGGCGTCGCGGATGGCCTCCCGGCGCGCGGCCAGACGGTCCGCTGCCGCTTCGGGATCACCGATGGCGTCGTCTTCCTCGTCCAGATCGCTGGCCAGACGTTGCAGGCGTTCCAGCTCGGCGTAATGGCCGTTCAGTTCCAGCAGCTCGTCGTGACTGCCCTGCTCGGTCACGCGGCCCTCTTCCAGCACCACGATCTTGTCGGCGTGGCGCAGCGTGCTGACGCGGTGGGCGATCAGGATCACGGTGCGGCCCTGGCTGACCTCGCGCAGGCCGTCCAGAATCTTGCGCTCGGTCTCGGTGTCCACCGCCGAGAGGCTGTCGTCCAGAATCAGGATGGCCGGTTCGCGCACGATGGCCCGCGCAATGGCGGTGCGCTGGCGCTGGCCGCCGCTGAGGGTCACGCCACGCTCGCCGAGCAGCGTCTCGAAGCCGTCTGGGAAGCCCTCGATGTCTTCCAGCAGTCCGGCCAGTCGGGCGGCGTTGCGGACCCGCTCCGGGTCAGGCTGCTGGGGAATATTCGGCACAGGCGGCGCACCCACCACGCTCACGCCAGTCTTGACCAGGGGCAACTCCTGCTTTTCCACCCCGAAGGCGATGTTGTTGGCCAGCGTGTCCCCGAACAGGAAGGGTTCCTGCGGCACCACGGCCACCGCGTCGTGCAGCACCCGCAGCGGAATGACCCGCAGATCATGGCCGTCCATGCGGACCACGCCGGAGCTGGGGTCCATGCTGCGGGTGATGAGCTGCCCCAGCACGGTCTTGCCGCTGCCGGTGGGGCCAGTGATGCCCAGAAAGGTCCCGGCAGGAACATGCAGATCGATACTTTTAAGCACCTCGCGGGTGCCGTAATTCATCGACACGTTCTGGAAGCGCAAGTCGCCGTCCAGCGTGCGGATGCTGGTGTCGGTGCGGCCCGGCACGTCCTGCACCTGGGCGCGGGCGTCGTACAGCTCACGCAGACGCAGCCACGACGCCAGCCCGCGCTGGGTCACGCCGGTAATCCAGCCGATCATCAGCATCGGGAAAGTCAGGCGTTCCAGGGTGCCCACGAACTGCACGAACATTCCCACCGTGAAGGCCCCGTTCGAGTTCAGGATCAGCCGCCCGCCCACCAGCAGGATCAGCGCAAAAGCCAGCCCGAGCAGCAGGCTCATGAACGATCTGAGGGGACCGTCCACCTTGGTCAGCGCGATGTTGCGCTTCAGCAGTTCCAGGTTCATGGCCTTGTACTCGCTGATCTCGCGGTCCTCGATGGCGTAGCCCTTGACCACCCGCGCGCCGCTGAAGTTTTCCTGCGCCTTGCCCGCGATCTTGCTGTTCTGCTCCTGCGCCAGCCGGTGGCGCACATTGATCAGCCGCGCCAGATACGTCAGCACGCCCACGATGATGGGCACCACCGCCAGCACGATCAGGGTCAGTTGCCAGCTCAGGCTGAACATCACGGCGAACGAGGTCAGAAAGCCCGACACGATGTTCACGATCTGCCAGAGGCCGAAACCCAGCGTCTCGCGCACGGCGCTCAGATCGCCGGTCAGGCGGTTCATCAGGTCGCCGGTACTGGCGCGGTCGTAATACGGCTTGTCCAGCCCTTGCAGGTGGGCAAAGATGTCGCGCCGGATTTCGTACTCGGTCTGGCGCGAGGCCACCACGATCAATCGGCGCATGTACAGCATGAACACGCCCGCTGCCACCGCCGCCACCACGATGCCCAGCGCGTACCATCCAGCCTGCGCCAGCGTGATGCCGGGCGTGCCAGGATCGCCGTCGCGCGCCCCGGTCAGGCCGTCGATGACCAGACGAATGAAATAGAAGGGCAACAGGTTGATGCTGTTGGCAAAGATGACCAGCACCATGCCGATGATGTACTGGCGCTGGTGCATTTTCAGATAGGGCCACAGGGAACGCAGACTGTCCAAGAGAAAAACCTCGTTGGGGTGACACGGTGGGCATGTCAGAAAAGGGGGCGAGAGAATCAAAGAGCGGGTCTGGGCCACCGGAAAAGGCGTCCAGAAACAACTCGTGCGCCGGACAGCATACGCCGCATGGCCTGGCAGGGAATGCGCCGAATGGCTCATAGCCCCGAAGCTGCCCAGCAAGTGGGGACGGCTGCCTGACCCATCCACCGGGAAGGTCCGCCCATGCTGGACAGCCCGCAGATCAACCCTGGTCAGACCTGTATGGAAGGCGAGAAAAGTCGCGCTGTTCTACAGAT comes from the Deinococcus sp. AJ005 genome and includes:
- a CDS encoding ABC transporter ATP-binding protein, translating into MHQRQYIIGMVLVIFANSINLLPFYFIRLVIDGLTGARDGDPGTPGITLAQAGWYALGIVVAAVAAGVFMLYMRRLIVVASRQTEYEIRRDIFAHLQGLDKPYYDRASTGDLMNRLTGDLSAVRETLGFGLWQIVNIVSGFLTSFAVMFSLSWQLTLIVLAVVPIIVGVLTYLARLINVRHRLAQEQNSKIAGKAQENFSGARVVKGYAIEDREISEYKAMNLELLKRNIALTKVDGPLRSFMSLLLGLAFALILLVGGRLILNSNGAFTVGMFVQFVGTLERLTFPMLMIGWITGVTQRGLASWLRLRELYDARAQVQDVPGRTDTSIRTLDGDLRFQNVSMNYGTREVLKSIDLHVPAGTFLGITGPTGSGKTVLGQLITRSMDPSSGVVRMDGHDLRVIPLRVLHDAVAVVPQEPFLFGDTLANNIAFGVEKQELPLVKTGVSVVGAPPVPNIPQQPDPERVRNAARLAGLLEDIEGFPDGFETLLGERGVTLSGGQRQRTAIARAIVREPAILILDDSLSAVDTETERKILDGLREVSQGRTVILIAHRVSTLRHADKIVVLEEGRVTEQGSHDELLELNGHYAELERLQRLASDLDEEDDAIGDPEAAADRLAARREAIRDAQATQTQATQTQPTQTQTRQEVLK
- a CDS encoding RtcB family protein, with protein sequence MNGKHITKLGFERKAIGLAVAAAALREGAGLERGEILDELRAVQADPAVYLTGGIYAELAAELSALAALNESEKGAALRPVPLPYGVWGADLIEPGARAQMDVAMRLPITRAGALMPDAHVGYGLPIGGVLATENAVIPYGVGVDIGCSMRLSIFAMQPGALKLEEAKTLLLKHTRFGAGVAFEKREREDHEVLHESTWDDQPLLGHLFEKAAAQIGSSGSGNHFAEFGTLTLGAADLGLEAGEYLALLSHSGSRGFGAQVAGHFTTLAERLHPNLDPAAKKLAWLSLDSEEGQAYWQAMNLAGRYALANHELIHARLARALGVDVLASAHNSHNLAWKQHVNGQELIVHRKGATPAAAGQLGLIPGSMADPGFVVRGRGHGDALASASHGAGRQLGRKAAISKLVKKEVTAYLKERGVTLMGGGIDEAPQAYKRIEDVIARQTDLVEVVARFTPKVVRMDSGSEDI
- a CDS encoding ABC transporter substrate-binding protein, whose amino-acid sequence is MKHFALLSLAFLLGGTQTTQAQTPTRTVNIGLGYNPDVQFTPFYVADKLGYFAAEGLKVNYQHGYVTQLLPLLLQGKLDFVVGDPEDAIFARNQGADVKYIMTMYQKNPVTVFSLKPLDGIASLKGKTVGIPGPYGSSYHAIQAVLDSANLKEGKDITLSTIGFTQQDAVRAGRVDAAVGYINNDVVLLGQSVKKKVYTLDISAAYPMVGVGLIASGKSLTGDLAAKVVRASQRGLKFTVADPARAFKLAQPVFGKAGTLEILKASTPLMTSAYTQANGIGASNPDAWTKAVAVLVKQGNLPAGAKATDYYSNGFISKTLK
- a CDS encoding ABC transporter ATP-binding protein — its product is MTAPDDSYKKEFDAQLTRRVLRYVQPYLRLVIGGIVLALLISLASPVFALIQRHAIDSFLTPLALQRGGNVDALYRGLTMTALLFAGLKVLQFGLQYAFALAIGYLGQNVLRDIRADVFSKLQRLQLSYFDQNPVGRLITRVTSDVDAINQFITNGLVSLIQSSFIIVVYVVIMLSVNWRLALISFTVLPVLYFATNFFRTKLRDAFRDTRTHQATVNSKLNENITGMLTVQLFGRERRSALDFDHSNRALLTANENSVHWFSLFMPVVAVLGQVAVALILFFASQQILGVGVDANGALQTGVVAGAITVGTLFAFIQLSQQLFQPIQDLADVFNTLQAAMASSERIFGVLDTEEEIADKPDAKTLPNFEGRVDFEQVWFAYDQTVTAETPDSDSRWILRGIDLHIQPGESVALVGATGAGKTSVTALVSRFYDVQRGAVKVDGENVRDLAQHDLRKHVGVVLQEVFLFAGTIESNLTLNNTEIPHERVVEACKYVGVHDYILSLENGYQTEVRERGATLSTGQKQLLAFARALIQNPDILLVLDEATANVDTETELRIQQALIKVMYGRTSVIIAHRLSTIEHCDRIVVMKKGRVVEQGSHSELLEQGGYYARLHRLQYSQADAAD